The genomic window AATGATTTAGGGGAAACCGAGGAAGGGGAACTAACCATTGATGTTTATGCCGATGGCAATAATATAGTTATTGAATCTTTAATTGCCGGACTTGACCCCAACGATTTAGACATTTCCATTACTCACGATTTAGTAACTATCAAAGGAGAGAGAAAACGTAATCAGGAAATTTCCAGCAAAAATTATTATTACCAGGAGTGCTTTTACGGCAACTTCTCCCGCACTGTTCTTTTGCCCACAGACATTGACCCCGATAAAGCGAAGGCCAATTTTAGCAAAAACGGCGTTTTAACTATTGTTATGCCCAAAGTAGAACAAAAGTTAACTTCGAAAAAATTAGCTATAGAAGGCGAGGAAGAAGAGAAGGCTTCTGAAGGGGCTAAGCCTCGTCGCCGAGTGAAAAACGTGGAGGACGAAGAAAGTAAAGAAGAAATTATTGAAGAACCAGAAAGGGAGGAAGAATTAAAATCCGACTCTTTAGACGGAGAGGATACAG from Candidatus Paceibacterota bacterium includes these protein-coding regions:
- a CDS encoding Hsp20/alpha crystallin family protein — encoded protein: MFTKKINVAENSNDLGETEEGELTIDVYADGNNIVIESLIAGLDPNDLDISITHDLVTIKGERKRNQEISSKNYYYQECFYGNFSRTVLLPTDIDPDKAKANFSKNGVLTIVMPKVEQKLTSKKLAIEGEEEEKASEGAKPRRRVKNVEDEESKEEIIEEPEREEELKSDSLDGEDTVEEENSSEKDWALLSPRPVLKRKARVPRNQDEE